CTTGAAGGACGGCCCCGACGGGACGGTCTGGCGGCGGGGATGAGCCCCTCCCGCCGCCACTTCCAAAATCAACCCCACAACCGCGCCCGGGGCGCCGCGGCGGAGGAGGAGGCGCGGCGGTATTTGGTGCGGCAGGGCTACGAGATCGTCGCCTCCAACGCCGTCACCAAGGTCGGGGAGATCGACGTCGTGGCCCTCGATGGTGACACCCTCTGCTTCGTCGAGGTCAAGGCCCGGGCCAGTTTCGACTTCGGCCCCGCCATCGCTGCCGTCAACCCGCACAAACAACGCCGCCTGGCCCGCGCCGCCGCCCTCTACCTGGCCCTCAACCCCCACGACGGCCC
This sequence is a window from Acidobacteriota bacterium. Protein-coding genes within it:
- a CDS encoding YraN family protein, yielding MSPSRRHFQNQPHNRARGAAAEEEARRYLVRQGYEIVASNAVTKVGEIDVVALDGDTLCFVEVKARASFDFGPAIAAVNPHKQRRLARAAALYLALNPHDGPCRFDVVGLDPAPDGWEITLLRNAFEIG